The window AGTCTGTTTGGTAATGTCCATAGGGACCACAGGGGCGCCCGATGTCACAATTGTAAATGTCCATTGGGGGTGGGTGGGGGCAGGGTAATGTTTGTCTGGGGGGTTTAGGAAGCCGCTATTTTATCTTCTTGACCTTCCTGCCACACCTGGTATTTATTGTAGGTGTCCTGGTGGGCAGGCAGACGGCGGAAGTAGGGGGTCCaatcaaaaacacatttttgccAATAGGTACATTTATGTTAATTGTGTAGATACTATAGTCCAAACCTAATTTCTCTATCATAATCCGTTCAAATGGTATTGCCGTTTTAACCTTTGTAAAAATGGCCCAAATTAGGGTGACTAAATCAATGGAGGTCAGACAAAAAGGGGCGGCAACCTGGAAAGTAGCATCTTCTCGAATCCGGAGGACATAAAACAATATAGAGGTAAGATGTTTATCGATTTTGAGACGGGACAGAAGATTTCTCACAAAAACAAGCATGTATCTGTGAAATGCGTTTTGAATTTAATTTTTTTTAGCCTGTTCATGCTAATTTAGCTTTTTGCGACTTGCAGACTACCACCACAACATGTCAAATCCTCAAATGTTCCTGCGAGAAAGCGGCACCGCTCTGGCAAGAGTTCGGTGCTTATCGGATGTATTAGGTTACGAAATCCAACTTTTGGGATATAATATTAGACCCCACGGAATTATTCAGAACATGTATAATCTtatttgtcttggtaaaatgtatttaataaaatAAGGGAAGTGAAAGTTCATCACCAAACCGTGTTTTCGCCCACTCTGGGCAGAATTGGTGGACAACCTAGAGGAAGCCAAATGAGATGTGGCAATAGAGACAGCGGAAACCGGGGGGGGACTGGTGGTAAAGGAACTATGGAAGGTATGCTCACTGCTCCCTTCTATAGTTCTAGCTAGTCTCTAGTCTCACTATTAAACTGGTAGAGCTACATGTCAATGTTTCATTCCAATGGGCATACCTTGATGCCAGCCTGATTCACTGAGCATGGTTGGATGATTTGATCGATTTCAGGATGGGTTCGGAATAATTTACATACCATGTGTAAATGGCGAGTGCAGCACAAAGCCAAACATCTCGACTGTTTCAACGCAGTGGACAAGTTTGACACCTGATGTAAGAAGAACTTCCTGGAAGATATTTCTGCCACCAAGACCAAAGACCTTTTCATCCACTTCGAAAATCAATTCTCGTTTGTTTCTTGTGTGTTTATCTAATCCGAAAGCCATTCTCTTGTATTCTAGCTGTGCTGTGAGGAGGATGGTGgtcttcctctcactctgacTACGAAAGCTCCCAGTCGTGAGCTAAACACCCTACTCAATACAGCTCTTTTAGAGGTTTGTGACATCTCTCACGTGCTATAGTACTTGGGACATCACTCTGTATTGAGTGTTTTTGTCTGCTTTTTGGATCTGTTCACAATTTGCTCAATACTCTGAACACTGGCTATTTGTTTTGGTCTCACTCTCttgccatcagtctctctcctgggTCTGTATGGATATCAACCAACCTCTTCTATAACTGATATTTCTAATCCATATCTGTGGTCATCTCAGGATCCTGCACCAAGTATCCATGCTCCAGTAGGACAGCGCATAAGACCCCTGAAACAATGGCCTCTGGTGTGTATATGAACTTAATCACACTGTCCTCTTAGGATACACACTACAGTAATATTGCTCACTGGATTTTAAATGCACCTGTATAAGTTATGGCCCGACTCTTCTAGTATAGGATACTGATCCAGTGTGTTACTTACCCTATCCCTGTTAAAGGGGGTACCACAGGAAGTCCGCCCGCTCCAAGTAGCCAACTCTTCCCCACTACCTCGTTTGTCTGGAAATGACCCCTTGGCCTCCTTCACCATCAGGCCTGTAAGCTACGCCTCACACACCCCCTCATCTCCATCCCTGAAAGAACAACTGGaatccctatcatctctctctgccaagtTTGACATGCTGTCCAATCGCTTTACTCGGGTATACAGTTTAAAGTATATTGTCCAATAGTTGTCCTCAAGAGTTCTGGTCTCCTCACAATGGTTTGTTGTGGTGGGACCTGGAATTTGGAACTTAATTCTGTTGTTGAGGAGTGAAAGTGATCACACTGTTTTTCCTCAGACATGGTATAGTTGTAAACATATGGGTGATGATTGTGAATGGGgctactgtagtgtgtgtgtggtgtacagctgTGTGAAAGATGtgaggggagggaaagaagacGAACCCCAATACCCCCCGTCCCTCGCTCTTACTAACACGCGCTCACCTCTCTTTGACCAGCAGGATCAGCTTAAGTGTAAAAATGACCTCGAACCTAAGTGGAAACAGCAGAAAAacacctccttcctctcctctgtgaccCCAGTGAGGGGGCAGGACAGTGTCTCCTCGAGTATCTCTAAGGAGCCATGGGTACGAAAGTAATTCACTGCTATGCCGTATGCATGTATTACCTAGGGTCTGTGCTGGTTTGTTTGTCATGGTGGTATTATTCACAAGACAAGTTAATGGTGTTTGTCACAAGCCTTTGGTTTACCGGTGGTTTGGTCACATGGGGCATAGGACTGTAACAGGGCCATCTAGTGGTCTTTAGGAGTACACCCTCTAGCCTATCCCAAAAATAATACCCCTCTAGCCCTTATGTGAAGGTGGCGGTTTTGGCATTGACTTGGTAACACGCAAATGGAACAATGTCTCATCCTCGCCATAATCGCTCCGTATTGGCCTCAACGTCTAAGTAATGTGTCCTAAAATATGTGTGTTGCAGGTGGAGAAGATAGCATCTGGTGAGCAGACACCCAACAGGGTGGATGAGAAGGATATCCTGAAGGAGATGTTCCCCTACGAGACCAACACTCCAACAGGAATCAAGTAAGACTGCTTCACAggaatgacaagactgtggtctTGACTGCCTTGTTCTATTGGCATATATAAACTTCTTTAATACATCCTTGCTATATCTGGCAGACTCCCACCCAGTTTTGTCATTCCTGTAAAGCAGTGTCCTGTAACTAATTTTAGCGTTTGATCGTTATACTTGCCTGATGGCAACTCATGTGTGGAATGTCACAATAAATCTCAACTTTCTTCCTCTCTCGTCATTCTAGCGCCACCTGTCGACGGCCCATCCGAGGGGCAGCCGGCAGGCCCCTAAAGTCTGGTGACCTGTGGACAGATGAGACCCTCCTGCGCTCCTCTCACTCTTCCTACACAGAGAGCCGCACCGCCACCGTCCACAGAGTCCCCACCCTGCCCCCCTCTACCAGGCTGTTAACGTCAGTGGCACCCCCTGCTGGAAAGGCCATAGCACCACCCCATGGCCTGCCTGTCTGGCTGAAGCTGCTGCTCCTCTGCATTGTAGCTGGCTTCATATTCTTCATCTACCAGACCATGGAGACCAACGCTATGGCCCCCTTCGGAGGGTCCTCAGATTCCATGCAGACCAGTGGCAGTGAGGTCCGCAAGTGAAGCCTGGAAGACAGTGCTCTGGCAGCATAATGTTACTGCCACCACTTTCATCGTTCCTCACTTCCTTGgcatttttgtttttttcccccctgtTTCCGTCACTCATAATTGGTTAAATGGTCTGGTGCGGGAGCCTAATCTGTATCGATGCCTCCTGAAGACGACAATGTCCAAAATGATATATTGAACGTTGAAGATGACCACCACTTCTCATTCTAAAATGACAATACTGTCTTCTGTTTGTTTCAGTCTGCCCTTTCCCCATCTGTGAGGCTGAGAGaaagccagtcgcaccaatgaTCTCCAGAGAACGTACATACACCGAAACAGTGGCTTCCAAATTATGTGAACTTGCCTTATATGGTCTATGTTTTAGTTTTACATCTCTGCATGGTGTAAATCGTATGATTGCATTTGCCGGAGTCTGTGAAAGAGAATtgcctgtgtgcgtgtctgtgtttaACACAGTTTGCTTTTGTAATACTGTCACCATAATCTAATGCAGTTATTAGCAAAAAACAGTCAGGCAAAAGACTGAAGAAATTTCAACCAATTGTATTCAGATATTCTTGATCGAATCATGTATACAGCGGGTATGTGTGTGAGATGGGGATTCTTAAAACTCATGCAGACACATAGCTCGTATGTCTTTTTTTAATTGAAATTGTCTGTGGAGCCTAATTAGTCATGTATGTATTCattgtaataaatcatgtaaTATCCTCTCAATAAAACTGTAATATGTAAGGATAATGTCTATTGAGgatttaaacttttttttaaattattattatttttttactaaaCTTGAAACAATAATAATGTGATTTTAAAGCACCATACAAAAAACCCAAGGACACTGTACAGCAAAgagtaaaaacaaaacaaatattagcTGTGAGCAGCAATGAACAGGTTTCACAGCATGACAGAGGAAACCAGATCGGTTATAAAGCAAGCACTCTGTTTCTACATGAGAATCTTTATGTGCAAGAAGGGAAAGGGTGGGATaccagtcagttgtacaactgaatgccttcaaatgAAATGtttcttccgcatttaacccaacctctctgaatcagtGAAGGCATTACCAAGTTTATCTCTGAATACCACAAGAATGACGCAAGTTTAGTCTAGCGCTGTAGGATGGTTATATTTTGAGTGCAGCAGGTAATCATTCTTAATCATTAATAATGTATTGAGTTTATTTGCCAATTCTGGGGTCAATTTGACTAATGGTTCATGTTAAGGTAAGCTAAATATTTTCAGCGTTTAGGTTAAGTATTTGTTTGTGTAAATTATTAAAGTCTGTTGGTACACTCCACATTAGTGTTACAAAATGCATCAATACACTCTCAGCTGTAATACTTTGACTGCGCAACCGGTAGGACTTCCAGTTTCTAAATGACCAAAATGCAATATCCACTTTTCATTATGTTCATACCACATTCTTGGGCAACAATATGTGATTATACAGATATACTAATAATTATATTTCACCTTGTGTGTCCGCATAATTGAAATCTAACATTAATTTGCATTAGACCAAGCCCACTTGATCAATAGTTATTACTCTAGCATCCTATGGCGCCACTAGTGCCACCAATTGGTCTGGTGCAGCCATCTGAGGTTGCAGTGACTTTATATTCGCATCGCTTCTAAGGGATGTATACATGGAGGTTAACATACCATGTTTCATTGCCCCATGGACATTGGTTTAGTTCTTCTATTCCTGGTGTGATATGCCATCTAGTGCTGTAGCCTGACCGACTGAATGCAGCAACTAATTACTGACCCAATGAGTCTAAATACAAAATCGGGGGTGAATCCGACATGTGGTTCATGAGGAAAAGATGATTGCAGATGTTGAGCATTAGCGTTACATATGCACAGAATGATTAGTTTCCTTGTTTCTTTTTTAGATAATAATACCAAATTCGGTGTGGgtcagtcgctctggataagagcgtctgctaaatgacttaaatgtaatgtaatctcATTTTTGGGACGTCCATGATAACGATGACAAGTTTCAGATTAAGTGAATTGACGGGTTTAAATGGACACATAAAATATGTGATTTGTCAACTGCCACCTTTTTACCAATCCCTTAGCTTTTCTCAAATCATGTACCATGGGCTTAGGTTCCAAATTTGGTGCCATTTGGTCCCATGGTTCATAAGACACACAGGAGCAAGAATATTTTGCATGTTAGCATATCTGCTGGTATAGTGTGGCCATCTTTAAATGCATCAATGTTATTTTCTCAAACTGTTTAGGGACTATTGTGATGAGTCGAAAGACCACATTTGGAGTGAATCTGCCTTTTAGTCCATGAGAAGATTTTGTTTGGTTATTTAAAGTGTCACATAGTCACAGTTAATTATTAGATTCCTTTTTTATAAGATATCAATGCCAAATGTAACATGGTTCATCATGGTAATGTCTTTGACCCTAAAAGGTTTCAGGTTGATAGCTCATTGTGGAGTGGATTTAAATGGACACAAGTCTGATTTCCTGATTTTATCAAGAGCCATCTCTTAACCAGTCTCTTAAGTGGGCCTACATACTGAATTTGGTGTTATTTGGACTGGAATTTGGTGTTATATGGTTCAAAGGTTTTCAAAAAAATCCAAGATGGAGGAAAATATATCCTGATGGACCTTATGGGTCTTTGAGGTAAATTTGTTCAGTATGAAGAAAACACCTACATACAAAGTTTAAAGTATCTAGGTCAAACGGGGCGGCGGATATGAGGGTTTAAGTGAGACTGCTAATTTGAAATTATAATATAAATAAAAACGACTTATTTTAAGATAGGGTTAAAACTctggtggtgccagaataacaacctatccctcaacgtaaccaagactaaggagatgattgtggactacaggaaaaggaggaccgagcacgcccccattctcatcgacggggttgtagtggagcaggttgagagcttcaagttccttggtgtccacatcaccaacaaacgagaatggtccaaacacaccaagacggtcgtgaagagggcacgacaaagacaattctccctcaggagactaaaaggatttggcatgggtcctgagatcctcaaaaggttctacagctgcaacactgcctacagagtgtagtgcgtacggcccagtacatcactggggttaaGCTGCCTGCCATTCAGTACCTCTACAGGAAGGTCTGTAGACCAGGACTTCTACAggaagaggaaggccctaaaaattgtcaaagaccccagccaccccagtcatagactgttatctccactaccgcatggcaagcggtaccagagtgccaagtctaggacaaaaaggcttctaaccagtttttacccccaagccatacgactcctgaacaggtaatcaaatggctacctggactatttgcattgtgtgcccccccaacccctcttttacgctctgtttatcatatatgcatagtcactttaaccatatctacatgtacatatgacctcaatcagcctgactaaccgttgtctgtatgtagcctcacttcttttatagccttgctactgtttttatcactgtctttttactgttgctTTCGTttatttacttacctattgttcacttaataccttttttgcaATACTGAGGGGAAAGCCAGACTGAACAGGAGGAATTTTTTTCTGCTTTTGAAGGTGGTGATGGAGTCAGAGTTGTG of the Oncorhynchus gorbuscha isolate QuinsamMale2020 ecotype Even-year linkage group LG25, OgorEven_v1.0, whole genome shotgun sequence genome contains:
- the LOC124013735 gene encoding lamina-associated polypeptide 2, isoforms beta/gamma-like isoform X1 — protein: MPEYLEDPSVLTKDKLKSELLANNVALPTGDQRKEVYVRLYLKNLTVQNNKILSTDAFSSDEELLVPVVSNKSRSGRKATRKTDKPRPEDLDVTELTSEGLKDELLKYGINIGPIVASTRKLYERRLQKLLDQGPPETVALPVVITQVDSNGNSDSDRYSDKEEEVTTEPEPVPVPMVERPVRSRGKTPVTTRTRSSQHNRIYAEEEEEDDDDDDLEEEHPVLNIKRPLRRSSHRVDQMVPASDDTDVSELSAGEGVLHPPREAKTKAPLLLEVLKEPKPILAEKPSSKSTPLLHGLAHAQSTRTIHQVVLTARAESPSPRLTQLCCEEDGGLPLTLTTKAPSRELNTLLNTALLEDPAPSIHAPVGQRIRPLKQWPLGVPQEVRPLQVANSSPLPRLSGNDPLASFTIRPVSYASHTPSSPSLKEQLESLSSLSAKFDMLSNRFTRQDQLKCKNDLEPKWKQQKNTSFLSSVTPVRGQDSVSSSISKEPWVEKIASGEQTPNRVDEKDILKEMFPYETNTPTGINATCRRPIRGAAGRPLKSGDLWTDETLLRSSHSSYTESRTATVHRVPTLPPSTRLLTSVAPPAGKAIAPPHGLPVWLKLLLLCIVAGFIFFIYQTMETNAMAPFGGSSDSMQTSGSESALSPSVRLRESQSHQ
- the LOC124013735 gene encoding lamina-associated polypeptide 2, isoforms beta/gamma-like isoform X5, with protein sequence MPEYLEDPSVLTKDKLKSELLANNVALPTGDQRKEVYVRLYLKNLTVQNNKILSTDAFSSDEELLVPVVSNKSRSGRKATRKTDKPRPEDLDVTELTSEGLKDELLKYGINIGPIVASTRKLYERRLQKLLDQGPPETVALPVVITQVDSNGNSDSDRYSDKEEEVTTEPEPVPVPMVERPVRSRGKTPVTTRTRSSQHNRDVSELSAGEGVLHPPREAKTKAPLLLEVLKEPKPILAEKPSSKSTPLLHGLAHAQSTRTIHQVVLTARAESPSPRLTQLCCEEDGGLPLTLTTKAPSRELNTLLNTALLEDPAPSIHAPVGQRIRPLKQWPLGVPQEVRPLQVANSSPLPRLSGNDPLASFTIRPVSYASHTPSSPSLKEQLESLSSLSAKFDMLSNRFTRQDQLKCKNDLEPKWKQQKNTSFLSSVTPVRGQDSVSSSISKEPWVEKIASGEQTPNRVDEKDILKEMFPYETNTPTGINATCRRPIRGAAGRPLKSGDLWTDETLLRSSHSSYTESRTATVHRVPTLPPSTRLLTSVAPPAGKAIAPPHGLPVWLKLLLLCIVAGFIFFIYQTMETNAMAPFGGSSDSMQTSGSESALSPSVRLRESQSHQ
- the LOC124013735 gene encoding lamina-associated polypeptide 2, isoforms beta/gamma-like isoform X2, translated to MPEYLEDPSVLTKDKLKSELLANNVALPTGDQRKEVYVRLYLKNLTVQNNKILSTDAFSSDEELLVPVVSNKSRSGRKATRKTDKPRPEDLDVTELTSEGLKDELLKYGINIGPIVASTRKLYERRLQKLLDQGPPETVALPVVITQVDSNGNSDSDRYSDKEEEVTTEPEPVPVPMVERPVRSRGKTPVTTRTRSSQHNRIYAEEEEEDDDDDDLEEEHPVLNIKRPLRRSSHRVDQMVPASDDTDVSELSAGEGVLHPPREAKTKAPLLLEVLKEPKPILAEKPSSKSTPLLHGLAHAQSTRTIHQVVLTARAESPSPRLTQLCCEEDGGLPLTLTTKAPSRELNTLLNTALLEDPAPSIHAPVGQRIRPLKQWPLGVPQEVRPLQVANSSPLPRLSGNDPLASFTIRPVSYASHTPSSPSLKEQLESLSSLSAKFDMLSNRFTRDQLKCKNDLEPKWKQQKNTSFLSSVTPVRGQDSVSSSISKEPWVEKIASGEQTPNRVDEKDILKEMFPYETNTPTGINATCRRPIRGAAGRPLKSGDLWTDETLLRSSHSSYTESRTATVHRVPTLPPSTRLLTSVAPPAGKAIAPPHGLPVWLKLLLLCIVAGFIFFIYQTMETNAMAPFGGSSDSMQTSGSESALSPSVRLRESQSHQ
- the LOC124013735 gene encoding lamina-associated polypeptide 2, isoforms beta/gamma-like isoform X7, coding for MPEYLEDPSVLTKDKLKSELLANNVALPTGDQRKEVYVRLYLKNLTVQNNKILSTDAFSSDEELLVPVVSNKSRSGRKATRKTDKPRPEDLDVTELTSEGLKDELLKYGINIGPIVASTRKLYERRLQKLLDQGPPETVALPVVITQVDSNGNSDSDRYSDKEEEVTTEPEPVPVPMVERPVRSRGKTPVTTRTRSSQHNRLCCEEDGGLPLTLTTKAPSRELNTLLNTALLEDPAPSIHAPVGQRIRPLKQWPLGVPQEVRPLQVANSSPLPRLSGNDPLASFTIRPVSYASHTPSSPSLKEQLESLSSLSAKFDMLSNRFTRQDQLKCKNDLEPKWKQQKNTSFLSSVTPVRGQDSVSSSISKEPWVEKIASGEQTPNRVDEKDILKEMFPYETNTPTGINATCRRPIRGAAGRPLKSGDLWTDETLLRSSHSSYTESRTATVHRVPTLPPSTRLLTSVAPPAGKAIAPPHGLPVWLKLLLLCIVAGFIFFIYQTMETNAMAPFGGSSDSMQTSGSESALSPSVRLRESQSHQ
- the LOC124013735 gene encoding lamina-associated polypeptide 2-like isoform X10; translated protein: MPEYLEDPSVLTKDKLKSELLANNVALPTGDQRKEVYVRLYLKNLTVQNNKILSTDAFSSDEELLVPVVSNKSRSGRKATRKTDKPRPEDLDVTELTSEGLKDELLKYGINIGPIVASTRKLYERRLQKLLDQGPPETVALPVVITQVDSNGNSDSDRYSDKEEEVTTEPEPVPVPMVERPVRSRGKTPVTTRTRSSQHNRDQLKCKNDLEPKWKQQKNTSFLSSVTPVRGQDSVSSSISKEPWVEKIASGEQTPNRVDEKDILKEMFPYETNTPTGINATCRRPIRGAAGRPLKSGDLWTDETLLRSSHSSYTESRTATVHRVPTLPPSTRLLTSVAPPAGKAIAPPHGLPVWLKLLLLCIVAGFIFFIYQTMETNAMAPFGGSSDSMQTSGSESALSPSVRLRESQSHQ